A single Sphingomonas sp. IW22 DNA region contains:
- the ispH gene encoding 4-hydroxy-3-methylbut-2-enyl diphosphate reductase → MNDVEKPMLELLIAAPRGFCAGVDRAIRIVELAIERYGAPVYVRHEIVHNKYVVDTLKAKGAIFVEELDQVPDDVPVVFSAHGVPKAVPAKAEARGLSYLDATCPLVSKVHRQAERLVAAGRHIIFIGHAGHPEVIGTFGQVPEGNMTLVETAADVASLSVPDPENLAFLTQTTLSVEDTAAVLAALRVRFPSIVAPHADDICYATTNRQTAVKAIAGSVDLVLVIGAPNSSNSLRLVEVAEREGTPARLIQRAQDLDFAWLDGVGSLGITAGASAPEVLVREVVARLAERFEVLEREVETTRETIAFKLPRGLEAA, encoded by the coding sequence ATGAACGATGTCGAAAAGCCGATGCTCGAATTGCTGATCGCCGCGCCGCGCGGCTTCTGTGCCGGGGTCGACCGGGCGATCCGCATCGTGGAACTGGCGATCGAGCGTTACGGCGCGCCGGTCTATGTCCGCCACGAAATCGTCCATAACAAATATGTCGTCGACACGCTGAAGGCCAAGGGCGCGATCTTCGTCGAGGAACTGGATCAGGTGCCCGATGACGTACCGGTCGTGTTTTCCGCACACGGCGTGCCAAAGGCTGTGCCCGCCAAGGCGGAGGCGCGCGGCCTTTCCTATCTGGATGCGACCTGCCCGCTGGTGTCCAAGGTCCATCGTCAGGCCGAACGGCTGGTCGCGGCGGGCCGCCACATCATCTTCATCGGCCATGCCGGGCACCCGGAAGTCATCGGCACGTTCGGGCAAGTGCCCGAAGGCAACATGACGCTGGTGGAAACGGCGGCGGATGTCGCGTCGCTGAGCGTGCCTGACCCGGAAAACCTCGCCTTCCTGACCCAGACGACGCTGTCGGTGGAGGATACCGCTGCGGTGCTGGCGGCACTGCGGGTGCGCTTTCCCTCGATCGTTGCGCCGCATGCAGACGACATCTGCTATGCCACCACCAATCGCCAGACGGCGGTAAAGGCGATTGCGGGCAGCGTTGACCTGGTGCTGGTCATCGGGGCGCCCAATTCGTCCAACTCGTTGCGTCTGGTCGAAGTGGCGGAGCGAGAGGGAACGCCCGCCCGGTTGATCCAGCGCGCGCAGGATCTGGACTTTGCATGGCTGGACGGGGTCGGATCACTCGGCATCACGGCCGGGGCCTCCGCTCCCGAAGTGCTGGTGCGCGAAGTGGTCGCGCGGCTGGCCGAGCGGTTCGAAGTGCTCGAACGCGAGGTCGAAACCACGCGCGAGACGATCGCCTTCAAACTGCCGCGCGGCCTCGAAGCCGCCTGA
- the thrB gene encoding homoserine kinase — MAVYTHVSAELLADFLTRFDAGQLVSAKGIAEGVENSNYLVETTTDRFILTLYEKRVSGDDLPYFLSLLDHLADKGLPVPPAIKDREGRAIHELAGRPACLIRFLPGVSLSHPTAGQALAAGDAMGQMHAAVADFDGQRANSMGIGTWRPLFDRCGGSLDQIAPGLYADIALALDHVEARWPHHLPASAIHADLFPDNVLMLDERVTGLIDFYFACTDLRLYDLAIMHAAWSFDATGANYDAAIGDALVAGYSRHFPLSEAERAAFSDLAVGACVRFTLSRAWDWLNTPADALVTRKDPLAFWRRLRAYDPDLAARMRTLA; from the coding sequence ATGGCGGTCTATACGCATGTGTCGGCCGAATTGCTGGCCGATTTCCTGACACGTTTCGACGCAGGGCAACTGGTTTCGGCAAAGGGGATTGCCGAGGGGGTCGAGAATTCGAACTATCTGGTCGAAACGACGACCGATCGCTTCATCCTGACCCTGTATGAAAAGCGGGTGTCGGGAGATGACCTGCCGTATTTCCTGTCGCTGCTCGATCACCTGGCCGACAAGGGGCTGCCCGTGCCGCCCGCGATCAAGGATCGGGAGGGGCGCGCGATCCACGAACTCGCCGGGCGTCCGGCATGTCTGATCCGCTTTCTGCCGGGCGTGTCGCTGTCGCATCCGACCGCGGGACAGGCGCTTGCGGCGGGCGATGCCATGGGCCAGATGCACGCCGCGGTCGCCGATTTCGACGGTCAGCGCGCCAATTCGATGGGGATCGGCACGTGGCGGCCGCTGTTCGACCGCTGCGGCGGCAGCCTGGATCAGATTGCACCTGGCCTGTATGCGGATATCGCATTGGCGCTGGACCACGTTGAGGCGCGCTGGCCGCACCACCTGCCCGCATCGGCCATTCATGCCGACCTGTTTCCCGACAATGTGCTGATGCTGGACGAGCGGGTTACGGGACTGATCGACTTCTACTTCGCCTGCACCGATCTGCGCCTTTACGACTTGGCTATCATGCATGCGGCCTGGAGCTTTGACGCGACGGGGGCAAATTATGACGCGGCTATCGGCGATGCGCTGGTCGCGGGCTATTCGCGGCATTTCCCGCTGAGCGAGGCTGAGCGCGCGGCGTTCAGCGATCTGGCGGTGGGGGCCTGTGTCCGCTTCACCCTGTCGCGTGCGTGGGACTGGTTGAACACGCCCGCCGATGCGCTGGTCACGCGCAAGGACCCGCTGGCCTTCTGGCGGCGACTACGCGCCTATGACCCCGATCTTGCCGCGCGGATGCGGACGCTCGCATGA
- the rnhA gene encoding ribonuclease HI, whose protein sequence is MTELPHVEIATDGACKGNPGPGGWGALIRYGAREKELSGGEALTTNNRMELMAAIQGLNALTKPCRVTLSTDSRYVMDGLTKWIHGWRKNGWKTAARQPVKNAELWQALIEAAAPHRVEWVWVKGHAGHPDNERADKLASDAAKAVAR, encoded by the coding sequence ATGACCGAGCTTCCGCATGTGGAAATCGCGACCGACGGAGCGTGCAAGGGCAATCCCGGCCCCGGCGGCTGGGGGGCGCTGATCCGATATGGCGCACGGGAAAAGGAATTGTCGGGCGGAGAGGCGCTGACGACCAACAACCGCATGGAATTGATGGCGGCGATACAGGGTCTGAACGCCCTGACCAAGCCGTGCCGCGTCACGCTGTCGACCGACAGCCGATATGTCATGGACGGCCTGACCAAATGGATTCACGGCTGGCGCAAAAATGGCTGGAAGACGGCGGCGCGCCAGCCGGTAAAGAATGCCGAGCTGTGGCAAGCGCTGATCGAGGCCGCCGCCCCGCACCGCGTCGAATGGGTGTGGGTCAAGGGCCATGCCGGTCATCCCGACAATGAACGCGCCGACAAGCTGGCGAGTGACGCGGCAAAGGCGGTCGCGCGATAA
- a CDS encoding NAD(P)/FAD-dependent oxidoreductase: protein MNQTFDIVIAGGGIAGASLAAEAAAHARVLLIEAEDQPGYHATGRSAAFWSETYGGPGVQPLTTASGPILSNPPEELGGESFLKPRGELFIGREQDGPALDAFMAAFADTEVELERVDPHKMLPGLRPEWVQAVYEPTCRDIDVGRLHGAWLALGRRRGVELVTRARLTDARREGNSWTIQTDAGRFSAAVLVDAAGAWADRIAEAAGIAPIGIAPLRRTMVQLRVDPPMAANAPLVRDGTDRFYFKPEAGGRVWLSPHDEVPDTPRDVAPEEIDVAVAIDRFETAVDWRVEAVERRWAGLRSFAPDRLPVYGFDPAAEGFFWFAGQGGFGIQTAPAAAALGAALLTGSAMPGWLSGIDPDRYSPARFR from the coding sequence TTGAACCAGACCTTTGACATCGTGATCGCCGGCGGGGGCATCGCCGGCGCCAGCCTTGCGGCCGAAGCGGCGGCTCATGCCCGCGTGCTGTTGATCGAGGCGGAGGATCAGCCCGGTTATCACGCGACGGGCCGATCCGCCGCCTTCTGGTCGGAAACCTATGGCGGGCCGGGCGTGCAGCCGCTGACCACCGCGTCCGGCCCGATCCTGTCCAACCCACCGGAAGAACTGGGCGGGGAGAGCTTTTTGAAGCCACGCGGCGAATTGTTCATCGGGCGGGAACAGGATGGCCCGGCGCTCGACGCGTTCATGGCCGCGTTTGCGGACACAGAGGTCGAACTGGAGCGCGTCGATCCGCACAAGATGCTGCCGGGGCTGCGACCCGAATGGGTGCAGGCCGTTTACGAGCCGACCTGCCGCGACATCGATGTCGGGCGGCTGCACGGCGCCTGGCTGGCGCTGGGCCGACGGCGCGGGGTTGAGCTGGTGACGCGCGCGCGACTGACCGATGCGCGACGTGAGGGAAATAGCTGGACGATCCAGACAGATGCTGGCCGCTTTTCGGCGGCGGTGCTGGTCGATGCGGCCGGCGCCTGGGCGGATCGTATCGCAGAAGCGGCGGGCATCGCCCCGATCGGGATTGCGCCGTTACGACGGACCATGGTGCAGTTGCGCGTCGACCCGCCCATGGCCGCCAATGCACCGCTGGTGCGCGACGGCACCGACCGTTTCTATTTCAAGCCCGAAGCGGGCGGCCGCGTCTGGCTGTCACCGCATGACGAGGTGCCCGATACCCCGCGCGACGTCGCACCGGAGGAGATCGACGTTGCCGTCGCCATTGATCGGTTCGAAACGGCGGTGGACTGGCGGGTTGAGGCTGTAGAGCGTCGCTGGGCGGGATTGCGCAGTTTCGCGCCCGACCGGCTGCCCGTTTACGGCTTCGATCCGGCTGCAGAGGGATTTTTCTGGTTCGCCGGGCAGGGCGGTTTCGGCATTCAGACCGCACCTGCCGCCGCCGCGCTGGGTGCGGCATTGCTGACAGGTTCGGCCATGCCCGGCTGGTTGAGCGGGATCGATCCCGACCGTTATTCGCCCGCACGGTTCCGCTGA
- a CDS encoding alpha/beta fold hydrolase produces MAAHPALRRAYPPDAAIGEWHAPDGWAHRTFEWRAEGHARGSILFQAGRGDVFEKYLEAFHHWHDRGWNVASFDWRGQGGSGRCGPHAHCGHVERFGLFHDDLRAFWSDWRARMAGPHVLIGHSMGGFLSLRALVDRTVDPAAAVLVAPMLGLKGPLPAAVGLYAARLMRAVGDPARPAWKGNERPATTETRQALLTHDPDRYADEIWWQQADPRLMTGPPSWAWVADAFAETRALQSDAAVPSMRVPLLALIAQADGLVDPQAAMRVLRRLSDAQILAFGREAAHELLREDDAVRDRALAAIDAFLDEKAPN; encoded by the coding sequence ATGGCAGCACATCCGGCCTTGCGACGGGCCTATCCCCCCGATGCCGCGATCGGCGAATGGCATGCGCCCGACGGCTGGGCGCACCGGACGTTCGAATGGCGTGCAGAGGGTCACGCACGCGGCAGCATCCTGTTCCAGGCGGGACGCGGCGACGTGTTCGAAAAGTATCTTGAGGCGTTTCATCATTGGCACGATCGCGGCTGGAATGTCGCCAGCTTCGATTGGCGGGGGCAGGGCGGGTCGGGCCGCTGCGGCCCGCACGCGCATTGCGGGCATGTCGAGCGGTTCGGCCTGTTCCACGACGATCTGCGCGCCTTCTGGTCGGACTGGCGCGCGCGCATGGCGGGGCCGCATGTGCTGATCGGCCATTCGATGGGCGGTTTCCTGAGCCTCAGGGCCTTGGTGGATCGGACAGTCGATCCCGCTGCTGCCGTGCTGGTTGCGCCGATGCTGGGCCTGAAAGGGCCGCTTCCGGCCGCGGTCGGGTTGTATGCGGCGCGGCTGATGCGCGCCGTGGGCGATCCCGCGCGCCCCGCGTGGAAGGGCAACGAGCGCCCCGCCACGACCGAGACGCGGCAGGCATTGCTGACGCACGATCCAGATCGTTATGCCGATGAAATCTGGTGGCAACAGGCCGATCCCCGGCTGATGACCGGGCCGCCCAGCTGGGCCTGGGTCGCCGATGCCTTTGCCGAAACGCGTGCGTTGCAGAGTGATGCGGCAGTGCCGTCGATGCGAGTGCCGCTGCTGGCGCTGATCGCGCAGGCGGACGGGCTGGTCGATCCGCAGGCGGCCATGCGGGTGTTGCGGCGATTGTCCGACGCGCAGATCCTTGCCTTTGGGCGCGAGGCGGCGCACGAGCTTTTGCGAGAGGACGATGCGGTGCGCGACCGCGCGCTGGCGGCCATCGACGCCTTCCTCGACGAAAAGGCTCCGAATTGA
- a CDS encoding prepilin peptidase has product MGVNFAILLPVALACLLLSAAIEDVRRREIANWKNAAIALLAPLWWLAIGLSPWPDMAIQIGLGVGTFALFALAFALGMMGGGDVKMIAALALWVPLGPLTSMLIVMSLIGGAITVALLVERKLHHTPEPPQVPYGVAIACAALLTFNEPLLNHFR; this is encoded by the coding sequence ATGGGGGTCAATTTCGCAATCCTGCTGCCGGTCGCGCTCGCGTGCCTGTTGCTGTCCGCCGCGATCGAGGATGTTCGCCGTCGGGAGATCGCCAACTGGAAAAACGCGGCCATTGCGCTGCTCGCGCCGCTCTGGTGGTTGGCCATCGGCCTTTCGCCCTGGCCCGACATGGCGATTCAGATCGGGCTGGGTGTCGGCACCTTTGCTCTGTTCGCGCTTGCCTTTGCGCTGGGCATGATGGGCGGCGGCGATGTCAAGATGATCGCCGCGCTGGCGCTGTGGGTGCCGCTGGGGCCGCTGACGTCGATGCTGATCGTCATGTCGCTGATCGGCGGTGCGATCACGGTCGCTCTGCTGGTCGAACGCAAGCTGCACCACACCCCCGAACCGCCACAGGTGCCGTACGGCGTGGCAATCGCCTGCGCAGCGCTTCTGACCTTTAACGAACCACTCCTTAACCATTTTCGGTGA
- the cpaB gene encoding Flp pilus assembly protein CpaB: MDGRKIILLAGALIVAAITAFMARSLFMGASAPVADAQIAPAAAVPTGPKVMVATRALPVGTIIGPDTVKFQPWPKELIENAYFVEADGFDPKTVMGTVVRFAIPAGQPVTQGALVKPGDRGFLAAALGAGMRAVTVPVSAQSSVAGFVFPGDRVDLILTQSVEGGGDGPPLKASETVLRNLRVLATDQRADKQTDEKGNTIVNTFSTVTLEATPSIAEKIAVAQQVGTLSLSLRSIADNAADLEEAIASGDVDVPEGDNPAAERAMLARVAARPIEGKASYSTGADVSRFQRATVPGRSNGGGGSAPTQMASASGFPGAAPASSNSGPVVRVARGTSVTAVEVGGKK, encoded by the coding sequence ATGGACGGACGTAAGATCATTCTGCTGGCAGGTGCGCTGATTGTCGCCGCCATTACCGCGTTCATGGCGCGCAGCCTGTTCATGGGGGCATCCGCCCCGGTCGCGGATGCCCAGATCGCCCCGGCGGCGGCGGTCCCCACGGGACCAAAGGTGATGGTCGCAACGCGCGCCCTGCCGGTCGGCACGATCATCGGCCCCGATACGGTCAAGTTTCAGCCGTGGCCCAAGGAGCTGATCGAGAACGCCTATTTCGTCGAAGCCGACGGCTTCGATCCGAAAACGGTCATGGGCACCGTCGTGCGCTTTGCCATCCCGGCCGGTCAGCCGGTGACCCAGGGTGCGCTGGTCAAACCCGGCGATCGCGGCTTTCTGGCGGCAGCGCTCGGCGCGGGAATGCGGGCGGTCACGGTGCCGGTCAGCGCGCAGTCTTCGGTCGCGGGCTTTGTCTTTCCTGGTGATCGCGTCGACCTGATCCTGACCCAGTCGGTCGAGGGCGGCGGCGACGGCCCGCCGCTGAAGGCGTCGGAGACGGTACTGCGCAACCTGCGCGTGCTGGCGACCGATCAGCGCGCCGACAAGCAGACCGACGAAAAGGGCAATACCATCGTCAACACCTTCTCAACGGTCACGCTTGAGGCAACGCCCAGCATTGCCGAAAAAATCGCGGTTGCGCAGCAGGTCGGCACATTGTCGCTGTCGCTGCGGTCGATTGCCGACAATGCAGCCGATCTTGAGGAAGCGATTGCTTCGGGCGATGTCGATGTGCCCGAAGGCGACAATCCGGCAGCGGAGCGCGCGATGCTGGCTCGTGTCGCCGCTCGTCCGATCGAAGGAAAGGCAAGCTATTCCACAGGCGCCGATGTTTCCCGGTTCCAGCGCGCGACCGTACCGGGCCGCAGCAATGGCGGCGGGGGTTCCGCGCCGACGCAAATGGCCTCGGCGTCCGGGTTTCCCGGCGCGGCCCCGGCCAGCAGCAACAGCGGCCCCGTCGTCCGGGTCGCACGTGGCACCAGTGTCACCGCCGTCGAAGTTGGGGGTAAGAAGTGA
- a CDS encoding pilus assembly protein N-terminal domain-containing protein, translating into MVNRPFRRALALAIATAPIALATAQPAAAQSVSTPDGIVQIATGRGRLVTVQEPISDVFVAAEGIADVSVRSPTQFWVFGKAPGETTVYAVTRTGKIAYSSNLRVGDNIDSIGSMLRLAMPDAAITATPMNGLVLLTGTVAVRTTWRRLNG; encoded by the coding sequence ATGGTGAACAGGCCATTCCGCCGGGCTCTTGCTCTGGCGATTGCGACAGCGCCGATCGCGCTCGCCACGGCCCAGCCCGCCGCTGCGCAAAGCGTCAGCACGCCCGATGGCATCGTGCAGATTGCCACCGGCCGCGGTCGGCTGGTGACGGTGCAGGAACCGATCAGCGACGTGTTCGTGGCAGCCGAAGGGATTGCCGATGTCTCGGTCCGATCCCCCACCCAATTCTGGGTGTTCGGCAAGGCGCCGGGCGAAACCACCGTCTATGCCGTAACCCGAACGGGCAAGATCGCCTATTCATCCAACCTTCGCGTCGGCGACAATATCGACTCGATCGGGTCGATGCTGCGGCTGGCGATGCCCGATGCGGCGATCACCGCGACGCCGATGAACGGCCTTGTGCTCCTCACGGGCACGGTTGCAGTCCGGACGACGTGGCGGAGGCTGAACGGCTGA
- a CDS encoding type II and III secretion system protein family protein gives MAEAERLTQAFVGEKSKVVSRLRTATPLQVNLQVKIAEVSRDFMKNIGANLTNRDGGSFLFGLARGRQGSITTVPGVPGQPNAPIDSNGARPGDTLFQFPSPTENSSVLGAAGRFLGTDLLASLDLGETIGQVTTLANPNLTALSGETATFLAGGEIPIPLSQGLGAVSVQYRQYGVSLAYTPTVLADGRISLRVRPEVSELTAVGAVTISGFQIPAVTTRRAETTVELGSGQSFMIAGLLQNSHNNQIEKTPGLGDVPILGALFRSNGFRRNETELVIVVTPYLVKPVDANQIALPTDGYKTPSDVERVMLGQVEGIGGNRDRPRPTMATPPAAQPVIGATAPVAPEAPKPDSRSKGTPAPGFSN, from the coding sequence GTGGCGGAGGCTGAACGGCTGACCCAGGCCTTTGTCGGCGAAAAGAGCAAGGTCGTGTCGCGGCTGCGCACGGCGACACCGTTGCAGGTCAATCTGCAGGTCAAGATTGCGGAAGTCAGCCGCGACTTCATGAAGAATATCGGCGCCAATCTGACCAACCGCGACGGCGGCTCGTTCCTGTTCGGTCTGGCGCGCGGGCGACAGGGTTCGATCACGACGGTACCCGGCGTGCCTGGTCAGCCCAATGCCCCGATCGACAGTAATGGCGCGCGGCCGGGCGATACACTGTTCCAGTTCCCAAGTCCGACCGAGAATAGCAGCGTGCTGGGCGCGGCGGGCCGCTTCCTTGGTACCGATCTGCTCGCGTCCTTGGATCTGGGCGAAACCATCGGACAGGTCACGACGCTGGCAAACCCCAACCTGACCGCATTGTCGGGTGAGACCGCAACCTTTCTGGCGGGCGGCGAAATCCCCATTCCGCTTAGCCAGGGGCTGGGCGCGGTTTCGGTTCAGTATCGCCAATACGGCGTCAGCCTGGCCTATACCCCCACGGTTCTGGCCGATGGGCGCATATCGCTGCGCGTCCGGCCCGAAGTTTCGGAGCTGACGGCCGTCGGCGCCGTCACGATCTCTGGCTTTCAGATTCCCGCCGTCACCACGCGCCGCGCCGAAACCACCGTAGAGCTGGGTTCGGGCCAGAGCTTCATGATCGCGGGCCTGCTTCAGAACAGCCACAACAACCAGATCGAAAAGACCCCCGGCCTGGGCGACGTGCCCATCCTGGGTGCGTTGTTCCGGTCCAATGGATTTCGGCGAAACGAAACCGAACTGGTGATCGTGGTCACCCCCTATCTGGTGAAGCCTGTCGACGCCAACCAGATCGCGTTGCCGACCGATGGCTACAAGACGCCAAGCGATGTCGAACGGGTGATGCTGGGCCAGGTCGAGGGCATTGGCGGAAATCGTGACCGGCCGCGCCCCACCATGGCAACCCCACCTGCGGCTCAACCGGTGATCGGTGCGACCGCGCCCGTCGCGCCGGAAGCGCCGAAGCCCGACTCCCGGTCCAAGGGCACCCCTGCCCCCGGTTTCAGCAATTGA
- a CDS encoding CpaD family pilus assembly protein, with protein sequence MRHSIAALLMSAAMLAGCGGTANRSVESVHQPVVTRTDYAIDVLAGPDGLAAGEGQRLAGWLTALGAGYGDALHVDTGGQHDTAARVEIAALAARYGILLAEGAPVTAGEIAPGTVRVIIARASASVPGCPDHSRTYQPNFDAHTSSDYGCGVNSNLAAMVARPEDLVRGRSGNGLSDPMTAAKPIQAMRERKLTAGEDLPDAGAVKSGSQ encoded by the coding sequence ATGCGCCATTCGATTGCCGCGCTGTTGATGTCAGCCGCAATGCTGGCCGGATGCGGCGGCACCGCGAACCGCTCGGTTGAATCGGTCCACCAGCCGGTCGTCACACGTACTGATTATGCGATTGACGTGCTCGCCGGTCCTGACGGTCTGGCCGCTGGCGAAGGGCAGCGACTGGCTGGTTGGCTAACCGCGCTCGGCGCAGGTTATGGCGATGCGCTACATGTCGATACCGGCGGGCAGCATGACACTGCCGCGCGGGTCGAGATCGCGGCCCTCGCCGCCCGTTACGGCATCCTTCTGGCCGAAGGTGCGCCCGTTACCGCGGGTGAGATCGCACCCGGCACCGTGCGCGTCATCATTGCGCGTGCCAGCGCGTCAGTGCCCGGCTGTCCCGATCACAGCCGCACCTATCAGCCCAACTTCGATGCTCACACCTCTTCCGACTATGGCTGCGGCGTGAATAGCAACCTGGCAGCGATGGTTGCCCGGCCAGAAGATCTGGTTCGCGGCCGTTCGGGCAACGGGCTTAGCGATCCGATGACTGCTGCAAAGCCCATTCAGGCAATGCGTGAGCGCAAGCTGACTGCCGGTGAAGACCTGCCGGATGCCGGCGCTGTCAAATCGGGGAGCCAGTGA
- a CDS encoding CpaE family protein, which translates to MNAPWNSARGGTRDPFVAFVCDDSSADTMRQIAAEQGWAIEKVYKGGLRNAVQTLSVSASPIILFVDLSESGDPLNDINGLAEVCEPGTIVIACGQVNDVRLYRDLIASGIHDYLLKPLNPDALRETFAQAHTMLNAPKSTDQATDRPHCGVAVIGARGGVGASTIATSIAWLLSDAGGRTTALLDLDVHFGTGALALDLEPGRGLTDAIENPSRIDGLFIERAMVRASERLAVLSAEAPINAPVVTDGAAFYQLQEEIRAAFECTVVDMPRSMLIQFPHLVAELQTAVLVTEFTLAAARDAIRILSWLKTNAPQLQVIVVANRAPATSMQEISRKDFETSIEHKVDHIVPYDQKLCTQAAKLGKTMAEAGKGSKTVGALTDLSGQLLAQFDDDKADRARGAAGGSLLATLGAKLSNLKKK; encoded by the coding sequence ATGAACGCCCCTTGGAATTCCGCGCGCGGCGGTACGCGTGATCCGTTCGTGGCATTTGTTTGCGACGATAGTTCGGCGGACACCATGCGCCAGATCGCAGCCGAACAGGGCTGGGCTATCGAGAAAGTGTACAAGGGCGGCCTTCGCAATGCCGTTCAGACCCTGTCGGTATCCGCCAGTCCCATCATCCTGTTCGTCGACCTGTCGGAAAGCGGCGACCCGCTGAACGACATCAACGGGCTGGCCGAAGTGTGCGAGCCGGGCACCATTGTCATCGCCTGTGGGCAGGTGAACGACGTACGCCTGTATCGCGACCTGATCGCCAGCGGCATTCACGATTACCTGCTCAAGCCGCTCAACCCGGACGCATTGCGCGAGACCTTTGCTCAAGCGCATACGATGCTGAACGCACCGAAATCGACAGACCAGGCGACCGATCGTCCGCATTGCGGCGTGGCCGTGATCGGCGCGCGTGGCGGTGTCGGTGCGTCAACCATCGCGACCTCCATCGCCTGGTTGTTGAGCGACGCAGGCGGGCGAACGACCGCGCTGCTCGACCTGGACGTGCATTTCGGCACCGGGGCATTGGCACTGGACCTCGAACCCGGTCGCGGGCTGACCGACGCCATCGAAAATCCCAGCCGGATCGACGGGCTGTTCATCGAACGCGCGATGGTTCGTGCATCCGAACGACTTGCGGTCTTGTCGGCGGAAGCACCGATCAATGCGCCGGTGGTTACCGACGGCGCCGCCTTTTACCAGTTGCAGGAAGAAATTCGCGCAGCGTTTGAATGCACGGTCGTGGACATGCCGCGATCCATGCTGATCCAGTTTCCGCATCTGGTCGCTGAATTGCAGACGGCAGTGCTGGTGACCGAATTCACGCTGGCGGCTGCGCGCGACGCGATCCGCATCCTGTCATGGCTGAAAACCAACGCGCCGCAGCTGCAGGTCATTGTCGTGGCCAATCGCGCGCCAGCCACGTCGATGCAGGAAATCTCGCGCAAGGATTTCGAAACGTCGATCGAGCACAAGGTCGATCACATCGTCCCCTATGACCAGAAGCTGTGCACCCAGGCTGCCAAGCTGGGCAAAACCATGGCCGAAGCGGGCAAGGGATCGAAAACGGTCGGTGCCCTGACCGACCTGTCCGGACAGTTATTGGCCCAATTCGACGACGATAAGGCGGACCGGGCGCGCGGCGCTGCCGGCGGCTCGCTGCTTGCCACGCTGGGCGCCAAATTGTCGAACCTGAAGAAGAAGTAA
- a CDS encoding type II secretion system F family protein, protein MEAKLGAGMMPFLMVMLGTFAVLALLVFALAGPSTAKAGNRRLTQVRQRHASVLDAAMDAQLRRIATAKATRADLAVMRFLPNPAQLAKRLTMTGKAWTVGQYGIASLGLFLAVALLTTINGLPLLLTLCLSLFVATFVPHMVVSMAITRRTAKFNAKFPDAIELLVRGLRSGLPITETIGVVGQEVSGPVGEEFRSVSDKMKIGRTLDAALQETADRLGTPEFQFFVITIAIQRETGGNLAETLSNLSDVLRKRMQMKLKIKAMSSESKASAYIVGSLPFIVFGLVWMVNQPYMANFFVDERLIIVGLGGLVWMGLGIFIMAKMVNFEI, encoded by the coding sequence ATGGAGGCGAAACTGGGTGCCGGAATGATGCCATTCCTGATGGTGATGCTGGGCACCTTTGCCGTGCTGGCATTGCTCGTATTCGCGTTAGCCGGTCCGTCCACGGCAAAGGCAGGCAACCGCCGCCTGACGCAGGTGCGTCAGCGGCATGCATCGGTTCTCGATGCCGCGATGGATGCTCAACTGCGGCGGATTGCTACGGCAAAGGCGACACGCGCCGATCTGGCCGTTATGCGCTTCCTGCCCAATCCGGCACAGCTTGCCAAACGGCTGACGATGACCGGCAAAGCCTGGACCGTCGGGCAATATGGCATTGCCTCGCTGGGCCTGTTCCTGGCGGTCGCGCTGCTGACGACGATCAACGGCCTGCCGCTGTTGCTGACGCTGTGTCTGTCGCTGTTCGTCGCGACCTTCGTGCCTCACATGGTCGTCAGCATGGCGATCACGCGCCGGACGGCGAAGTTCAATGCCAAGTTTCCGGATGCCATCGAACTGCTCGTCCGCGGCCTGCGCTCCGGCCTGCCCATCACCGAGACGATCGGTGTGGTCGGTCAGGAAGTATCCGGCCCTGTCGGTGAGGAGTTTCGGTCGGTGTCCGACAAGATGAAGATCGGCCGAACACTGGACGCCGCGCTTCAGGAAACCGCCGACCGGCTGGGCACGCCGGAGTTTCAGTTCTTCGTCATAACCATCGCCATTCAGCGTGAGACCGGCGGCAATCTGGCCGAAACGCTGTCGAACCTGTCCGACGTACTGCGCAAGCGGATGCAGATGAAGCTCAAGATCAAGGCGATGTCGTCCGAATCAAAGGCATCCGCCTATATCGTCGGCTCCCTGCCGTTCATCGTCTTCGGCCTCGTCTGGATGGTCAACCAGCCATATATGGCGAATTTCTTCGTCGATGAGCGGCTGATTATTGTCGGCCTCGGCGGCCTGGTCTGGATGGGACTGGGCATCTTCATCATGGCCAAGATGGTCAATTTCGAGATCTGA